A stretch of the Zeugodacus cucurbitae isolate PBARC_wt_2022May chromosome 6, idZeuCucr1.2, whole genome shotgun sequence genome encodes the following:
- the LOC105218838 gene encoding spermatogenesis-associated protein 20, with protein sequence MLNNILHLSWIRKVIAKTVTRVPAATASKQFLTTAAAGVSRRTSCAVSVQRSLFGSGCEKYNSIDYSKQSAQTRKMSDKGASQSAADAAKHTNRLVNEKSPYLLQHAHNPVDWYPWCDEAIERARKENKLIFLSVGYSTCHWCHVMEHESFENENVAKIMNKNFINIKVDREERPDIDKIYMQFVLMLNGSGGWPMSVWLTPDLAPITAGTYFPPNDRWGMPSFTTVLKTIASKWQTDQEELKQTGKHVITAIQKSLSGKSTTAIFEPGSADAKLHEALHIFKRRYDQENGGFGMQPKFPEVSRINFLFHAYIVTRDIDVLDMALHTLQHIGQGGIHDHVFGGFARYSVDRFWHVPHFEKMLYDQGQLLTAYANAFKLTNDETYLDYADGIFRYLMKDLRHPDGGFFAGEDADSLPTADASVKVEGAFYAWTWSEVKQAVHANAALYADVKLELARIFEIYAHHYDLREKGNVDANSDPHGHLTAKNIHIVRGSKAETCAKFDITEEQMQRVLRITNEVLHKIRDQRPRPHLDTKIICAWNGLVLSGLAKLANCGTANRDEYVKAAEQLYKFMHKHLYDEERKVLLRSCYGLGTEDATVESVPAQCIDGFLDDYAFLIRGLLDYYKATLDGSVLKWARELQETQDTRFWDETHGAYFYSEANSPNVIVRLKEDHDGAEPCGNSIAARNLLLLAYYLDEDSYKQRAVKLMEFFADINPFGYTLPAMMSALLLHENGLDLVAVVGPDSSTTHRFVKVLQKFYIPGMIILHVDPEYPDETYNQRVQEKFRMVNNKTTVYICHEKVCRMPVTDPDQLEQNLKDKFFKIDE encoded by the exons ATGTTGAATAACATTCTACATCTTAGCTGGATACGTAAGGTCATAGCCAAAACGGTCACACGAGTGCCTGCAGCGACAGCAAGCAAGCAATTTTTAACTACTGCAGCAGCTGGAGTATCAAGGCGAACCAGTTGTGCAGTTTCAGTGCAAAGAAGTCTATTCGGAAGCGGATGTGAAAA ATACAATAGCATAGATTATAGCAAGCAAAGTGCTCAAACACGTAAAATGTCCGACAAAGGCGCTTCCCAAAGCGCGGCAGACGCAGCTAAGCACACAAATCGTTTGGTAAATGAAAAGTCGCCATATTTGTTGCAACATGCGCATAATCCCGTCGATTGGTATCCCTGGTGTGATGAGGCAATTGAACGTGCACGCAAGGagaacaaattaatatttctctCGGTGGGTTATTCAACATGTCACTGGTGTCATGTAATGGAACATGAATCGTTTGAAAATGAGAATGTTGCCAAAATAATGAATaagaattttatcaatataaaagTTGATCGTGAAGAGCGTCCAGATATCGATAAAATCTATATGCAATTTGTGCTAATGTTAAATGGAAGTGGCGGTTGGCCCATGTCGGTGTGGCTAACACCAGATTTGGCGCCAATCACCGCAGGCACCTATTTTCCACCAAATGATCG TTGGGGCATGCCCTCATTCACCACGGTGCTAAAGACGATTGCCTCCAAATGGCAAACGGACCAAGAAGAATTGAAGCAAACAGGCAAACATGTAATTACCGCTATACAAAAGTCATTAAGTGGAAAATCCACGACGGCTATCTTTGAACCCGGTAGCGCTGATGCCAAATTGCATGAAGCGCTGCACATCTTCAAGCGTCGCTATGATCAAGAGAACGGTGGCTTTGGCATGCAACCAAAATTCCCTGAAGTTTCGCGTATAAATTTTCTTTTCCATGCCTATATTGTGACCAGAGATATCGATGTGCTCGATATGGCGCTGCATACATTGCAGCACATCGGTCAAGGCGGCATACACGATCATGTTTTCGGTGGTTTTGCGCGCTACTCTGTGGATCGCTTTTGGCATGTGCCACATTTTGAGAAAATGCTCTACGATCAGGGACAGCTATTGACAGCCTACGCAAATGCTTTCAAGCTAACAAATGACGAGACATACTTGGACTACGCTGATGGCATCTTTCGTTACTTAATGAAGGATCTAAGGCATCCCGATGGCGGTTTCTTCGCTGGCGAAGATGCTGACTCCTTGCCAACAGCTGATGCAAGCGTCAAAGTGGAGGGCGCTTTTTACGCCTGGACTTGGTCGGAGGTGAAGCAGGCGGTGCATGCGAATGCAGCGCTTTATGCCGACGTGAAATTGGAACTGGCgcgtatatttgaaatttacgcACATCACTATGATTTGCGTGAAAAGGGTAATGTTGACGCCAACAGTGATCCGCACGGGCATCTCACGGCCAAGAATATACACATTGTGCGTGGCTCAAAAGCTGAAACCTGTGCTAAGTTTGATATCACCGAGGAACAAATGCAGCGTGTGTTGCGCATCACTAATGAAGTGTTGCATAAAATACGCGATCAGCGACCACGTCCACATTTGGATACGAAAATAATTTGCGCTTGGAATGGTTTAGTGCTCTCCGGCTTAGCGAAATTGGCTAATTGTGGTACGGCAAATCGCGACGAATATGTGAAGGCTGCTGAGCAATTATACAAATTCATGCACAAACATTTATATGATGAAGAAAGGAAGGTGTTGCTGCGTTCTTGTTATGGACTCGGCACTGAAGATGCTACGGTGGAGAGTGTGCC cgcGCAATGCATTGATGGCTTCCTAGACGATTACGCCTTTCTCATCAGGGGTCTATTGGACTACTATAAGGCTACGTTAGACGGCAGTGTGCTAAAATGGGCTAGAGAATTGCAAGAGACACAGGATACACGCTTCTGGGATGAGACGCACGGCGCATATTTCTACTCCGAGGCCAACTCGCCGAATGTGATTGTGCGGCTCAAGGAAG ATCACGATGGCGCTGAGCCTTGTGGTAATAGCATTGCTGCACGCAATCTGCTACTACTCGCTTACTATTTGGACGAAGATAGTTATAAGCAACGCGCAGTGAAATTAATGGAGTTCTTCGCTGATATTAATCCATTTGGTTATACACTACCAGCTATGATGTCGGCGCTGTTGCTGCATGAAAATGGTCTAGATTTGGTGGCTGTAGTTGGTCCGGACTCGAGTACCACACATCGTTTCGTTAAAGTATTACAGAAATTCTATATACCCGGCATGATAATATTACATGTCGATCCGGAATATCCCGATGAGACGTACAATCAACGCGTGCAGGAGAAATTCAGAATGGTCAATAACAAAACAACGGTTTATATATGTCATGAGAAAGTTTGCCGTATGCCAGTGACAGACCCCGATCAACTCGAACAGAATCTGAAAGACAAGTTTTTTAAAATAGACGAGTGA
- the LOC105218835 gene encoding endonuclease G, mitochondrial produces MNKRLLRNIVACATAATCAYYTGKYVERQQLEAPHTEQRTFAQDAQQRLVRRPGLPIFGTVSAAVPVPAEDVNLTATPARISQIMKYGFPGLDHVRSYSDFVLSYDRRNRVPHWVFEHLTPASVARNEAVDRSKCDFRADESIHPFFRAQNTDYRRSGYDRGHMAAAGNHRRHQKHCEDTFFLSNMAPQVGQGFNRDSWNRLEMYVRKLTQTYPNVYVCTGPLYLPRKEDDGKTYVKYEVIGANTVAVPTHFYKVIVSETADQQLDMEAYVMPNQVISDDTPLQVFQVPPETVERAAGLLFFDQVNRKQLRRINGKKA; encoded by the exons ATGAATAAAAGACTGCTTAGAAATATAGTGGCTTGTGCGACGGCAGCTACATGCGCCTACTACACTGGTAAATACGTAGAACGTCAACAACTCGAGGCGCCACACACGGAGCAAAGAACATTTGCGCAAGATGCACAACAAAGG TTGGTGCGTCGTCCAGGACTGCCGATATTCGGCACTGTCTCCGCTGCCGTGCCAGTGCCTGCAGAAGATGTCAACCTCACCGCCACACCAGCACGCATTTCGCAAATCATGAAATACGGTTTCCCCGGTCTTGATCACGTACGCTCCTACTCCGATTTCGTGCTATCCTACGATCGTCGCAATCGCGTGCCTCACTGGGTTTTCGAACATCTCACACCGGCGTCCGTAGCGCGTAACGAGGCGGTCGATCGTTCCAAATGTGACTTTCGTGCCGATGAAAGTATACACCCCTTCTTTCGTGCACAAAACACCGATTACCGGCGTTCAGGCTACGATCGTGGTCATATGGCAGCAGCGGGCAATCACCGACGTCATCAGAAACATTGCGAAGACACTTTCTTTTTATCGAATATGGCGCCGCAAGTTGGACAGGGTTTCAATCGCGATTCGTGGAATCGACTGGAGATGTATGTGCGTAAATTGACACAGACCTATCCGAATGTGTATGTCTGTACGGGCCCACTGTATTTGCCGCGTAAAGAAGACGATGGCAAGACGTATGTGAAGTATGAGGTAATTGGCGCTAATACTGTGGCAGTGCCAACACATTTTTACAAAGTTATTGTGAGTGAAACTGCCGATCAACAACTGGATATGGAGGCGTACGTAATGCCCAACCAGGTGATCAGTGACGATACGCCGCTGCAGGTGTTCCAAGTGCCGCCAGAAACAGTGGAGCGTGCAGCGGGTCTACTCTTCTTTGATCAAGTGAATCGCAAGCAGTTGAGGCGTATTAATGGCAAGAAAGCCTGA
- the LOC105218834 gene encoding T-complex protein 1 subunit epsilon, with product MSAFPGSIAFDEYGRPFIILREQEREKRITGTDAIKSHILAARQIAGTLKTSLGPKGLDKIMVSSDGDVTVTNDGATIMKLMEVDHEIGKLMVQLSQSQDDEIGDGTTGVVVLAGALLEQAESLIDRGIHPIRIADGFELAAQCAVKQLESIAEPFPIDPKNKEPLVQIAMTTLGSKIVNKCHLQMATMAVDAVLNVADIEKKDVNFELIKIETKVGGRMEDSMLVKGVVVDKTMSHAQMPKVLKDVKLAILTCPFEPPKPKTKHKLDVTSAEDYRALREYEQEKFVQMVKQVKDAGATLAICQWGFDDEANHLLLQHELPAVRWVGGPEIELIAIATGGRIVPRFEELTAEKLGTAGLVRELSFGTSKDKMLVIEECKNSKAVTIFLRGGNAMIIAEAKRSIHDALCVVRSLIKDNRIVYGGGAAEISCSLAVAKEADQLSTLEQYAFRAFSVALENIPLALAENSGLHPIETLSELKSRQVAEKCPSLGVDCMLSGDSDMKNHNVVESLHSKKQQILLATQLVKMILKIDDVRSKDGQQ from the exons ATGTCCGCCTTCCCGGGTTCAATCGCCTTCGACGAATATGGTCGtccatttataattttacgtGAACAAGAACGCGAAAAGCGCATCACTGGAACCGATGCTATCAAG AGTCACATTTTGGCCGCACGCCAAATCGCTGGTACCCTGAAAACATCACTGGGTCCAAAGGGTTTGGATAAGATCATGGTTAGCTCTGATGGCGATGTGACCGTTACCAATGATGGTGCCACAATAATGAAATTGATGGAAGTCGATCACGAGATTGGCAAACTCATGGTACAATTGTCACAATCACAAGACGATGAAATCGGTGACGGCACCACTGGCGTAGTTGTTTTGGCCGGTGCTTTGCTCGAGCAAGCTGAAAGTCTTATTGATCGTGGCATTCATCCAATTCGTATAGCTGATGGTTTCGAATTGGCTGCACAGTGTGCTGTCAAGCAATTGGAATCTATTGCCGAACCATTCCCCATCGATCCCAAAAATAAGGAACCACTCGTGCAGATTGCTATGACTACGCTGGGCAGCAAGATTGTGAATAAGTGTCACTTGCAAATGGCCACAATGGCTGTCGATGCTGTGTTGAATGTGGCTGATATCGAGAAGAAAGATGTGAATTTCGAGTTGATCAAAATTGAGACCAAAGTCGGTGGACGCATGGAGGATTCCATGCTAGTGAAAGGTGTTGTGGTTGACAAAACCATGAGTCATGCACAAATGCCAAAAGTGTTGAAAGATGTCAAGCTTGCTATACTCACCTGCCCATTCGAACCACCAAAGCCCAAGACCAAGCATAAGTTGGATGTCACTTCGGCTGAAGACTACCGTGCGCTGCGTGAATATGAACAGGAGAAATTCGTGCAGATGGTTAAACAAGTTAAAGATGCTGGTGCCACTTTGGCTATTTGTCAGTGGGGCTTCGATGATGAAGccaatcatttgttgttgcaacacgaATTGCCTGCAGTGCGTTGGGTCGGTGGACCTGAGATTGAATTGATTGCTATTGCCACCGGTGGCAGAATTGTACCACGTTTCGAAGAATTAACTGCCGAAAAGTTGGGTACTGCTGGTTTAGTGCGTGAGCTCT CTTTCGGTACTTCCAAGGACAAAATGTTGGTTATTGAGGAGTGCAAGAATTCCAAGGCTGTAACTATTTTCCTGCGTGGTGGCAATGCCATGATCATTGCTGAAGCCAAGCGTTCTATACACGATGCACTTTGTGTTGTGCGCTCGTTGATTAAG GATAATCGCATTGTTTACGGTGGTGGTGCTGCTGAAATCAGTTGTTCTCTGGCCGTTGCCAAGGAAGCCGATCAGTTGTCCACTCTGGAGCAGTATGCCTTCCGTGCCTTCTCCGTGGCTCTTGAGAACATACCGCTGGCTTTAGCCGAGAACAGTGGTTTGCATCCAATCGAAACATTGTCCGAGTTGAAGTCGCGTCAAGTGGCTGAGAAATGTCCCAGCTTGGGTGTGGATTGCATGCTGTCCGGTGATTCTGATATGAAGAATCACAATGTTGTCGAATCGCTGCATTCCAAGAAACAACAGATTCTCCTGGCCACACAGTTGGTGAAAATGATACTTAAGATCGATGATGTACGCTCCAAGGATGGGCAACAATAG
- the LOC105218836 gene encoding uncharacterized protein LOC105218836 isoform X2 yields the protein MMAEFHRLADQKYTEAEYLFQTIEMAKSDEEYDVELCSTPPPQTGEMYDLELVPQEPSIFSWKVVKRRQRPHRRYTVSHGAPPAPPSTPTSLTANNTPAPSPTASSNLNVNGSADDDPLNNLLYILDYAPKKKKKLKEQQRADAELAELFNVIKITSSGGGVSGNTSNGGGTLAQPERGISANSRVIRKHDANAKIFKIHRNPKEFFRDPVAVGGGEEEDSVSAPEYDDAEEEETRFRRLRHYKVSTIRRRLRISKRQRRFARFEHQERMDAMMDNFDAAMTMNDA from the exons ATGATGGCGGAGTTCCATCGACTGGCTGACCAAAAATACACCGAGGCTGAATATCTCTTCCAG ACAATCGAAATGGCCAAATCGGATGAAGAGTATGATGTGGAATTATGTTCGACGCCACCACCGCAAACAGGTGAAATGTATGACCTGGAGTTGGTGCCGCAAGAGCCCAGTATTTTCTCGTGGAAGGTTGTGAAACGTCGTCAGCGGCCGCATCGTCGTTATACGGTGTCGCATGGCGCACCACCAGCACCGCCATCCACGCCCACATCACTGACGGCAAATAATACGCCTGCGCCCTCACCCACCGCCTCCAGCAATCTCAACGTCAATGGTAGTGCTGACGATGATCCACTGAATAATCTGCTCTACATTCTCGATTATGCAcccaagaagaaaaagaaactcAAGGAGCAACAACGCGCCGATGCCGAATTAGCGGAACTTTTcaatgttattaagataactAGTAGTGGTGGCGGTGTCAGTGGGAATACGAGTAATGGTGGTGGTACACTTGCCCAACCTGAACGTGGAATTAGCGCTAACTCCCGTGTGATACGAAAACATGACGCTAAtgcaaaaatcttcaaaatccaTCGGAATCCGAAAGAGTTCTTTCGGGACCCCGTGGCGGTGGGTGGTGGTGAAGAGGAGGACTCAGTGTCCGCCCCCGAATACGATGATGCCGAAGAGGAGGAGACACGTTTTCGCCGACTGCGACACTACAAAGTTTCCACAATACGTCGTCGACTACGGATATCCAAGCGGCAAAGACGTTTTGCACGTTTTGAGCATCAGGAGCGCATGGACGCTATGATGGATAATTTCGATGCCGCCATGACAATGAATGATGCCTAA
- the LOC105218836 gene encoding uncharacterized protein LOC105218836 isoform X1, with protein sequence MMAEFHRLADQKYTEAEYLFQQTIEMAKSDEEYDVELCSTPPPQTGEMYDLELVPQEPSIFSWKVVKRRQRPHRRYTVSHGAPPAPPSTPTSLTANNTPAPSPTASSNLNVNGSADDDPLNNLLYILDYAPKKKKKLKEQQRADAELAELFNVIKITSSGGGVSGNTSNGGGTLAQPERGISANSRVIRKHDANAKIFKIHRNPKEFFRDPVAVGGGEEEDSVSAPEYDDAEEEETRFRRLRHYKVSTIRRRLRISKRQRRFARFEHQERMDAMMDNFDAAMTMNDA encoded by the exons ATGATGGCGGAGTTCCATCGACTGGCTGACCAAAAATACACCGAGGCTGAATATCTCTTCCAG CAGACAATCGAAATGGCCAAATCGGATGAAGAGTATGATGTGGAATTATGTTCGACGCCACCACCGCAAACAGGTGAAATGTATGACCTGGAGTTGGTGCCGCAAGAGCCCAGTATTTTCTCGTGGAAGGTTGTGAAACGTCGTCAGCGGCCGCATCGTCGTTATACGGTGTCGCATGGCGCACCACCAGCACCGCCATCCACGCCCACATCACTGACGGCAAATAATACGCCTGCGCCCTCACCCACCGCCTCCAGCAATCTCAACGTCAATGGTAGTGCTGACGATGATCCACTGAATAATCTGCTCTACATTCTCGATTATGCAcccaagaagaaaaagaaactcAAGGAGCAACAACGCGCCGATGCCGAATTAGCGGAACTTTTcaatgttattaagataactAGTAGTGGTGGCGGTGTCAGTGGGAATACGAGTAATGGTGGTGGTACACTTGCCCAACCTGAACGTGGAATTAGCGCTAACTCCCGTGTGATACGAAAACATGACGCTAAtgcaaaaatcttcaaaatccaTCGGAATCCGAAAGAGTTCTTTCGGGACCCCGTGGCGGTGGGTGGTGGTGAAGAGGAGGACTCAGTGTCCGCCCCCGAATACGATGATGCCGAAGAGGAGGAGACACGTTTTCGCCGACTGCGACACTACAAAGTTTCCACAATACGTCGTCGACTACGGATATCCAAGCGGCAAAGACGTTTTGCACGTTTTGAGCATCAGGAGCGCATGGACGCTATGATGGATAATTTCGATGCCGCCATGACAATGAATGATGCCTAA